A portion of the Caenorhabditis elegans chromosome III genome contains these proteins:
- the F17C8.3 gene encoding F-box domain-containing protein (Confirmed by transcript evidence), translated as MSAASEAVSGALFQHLFRIFSLFADQNEKGTFKPAQAEFLIDELLRELRRQTTPKVHDLPENVTFNEFLNLLQVIFPDREDLLIATNRVFERYVNHVIGKGFVLFRKLSQKRGCLPFKRRTEDWQFGWLQVLPGVAEIRKQNSDIDDIIQFDEDTVIEPPVIDEDASVWSVICNSTTAFQFSHLDPIMAQLFVKDMRSARDFPTREELAVFDYKRSLKSRPTKEGKSRKELETERCRLESELEEEKKNRKDEEIVRGLTTRLLKQEMEKSEQMQQVIYELRSKLDNGENEAGVDDEDIVDVEMIEDEISEDVGENEEISITLPSREEKIQQYAYHLYATQAEEHVTSDDEEIWKQNYNLIVSTQSV; from the exons ATGAGTGCTGCCAGCGAAGCAGTTTCCGGGGCTCTTTTTCAGCATTTATTTCgtattttctcactttttgccgatcaaaatgaaaaag GAACATTCAAACCAGCACAAGCAGAATTTCTGATTGATGAGCTACTCCGAGAGCTCCGTCGCCAAACAACTCCAAAAGTACACGATCTACCGGAAAACGTGACTTTCAATGAGTTTCTCAATCTTCTCCAAGTAATTTTCCCTGATCGTGAAGATCTTCTAATTGCAACTAATCGAGTCTTTGAGAGATATGTTAATCATGTTATTGGAAAA gGATTTGTGTTATTCCGAAAACTGTCTCAAAAACGTGGTTGTCTTCCGTTCAAACGACGAACAGAAGATTGGCAGTTTGGATGGCTTCAAGTGTTGCCAGGAGTGGCAGAGATTCGAAAGCAAAACTCTGACATTGATGATATTATTCAATTTGATGAAGATACAGTAATCGAG cCACCAGTGATTGACGAAGATGCTTCAGTTTGGTCGGTTATTTGCAATTCAACTACAGCATTTCAATTCTCACATCTCGACCCCATAATGGCCCAACTTTTTGTGAAAG ATATGAGATCTGCCAGAGATTTCCCAACAAGAGAAGAACTTGCAGTTTTTGATTATAAAAGATCCTTGAAGAGCCGACCGacaaaagaaggaaaaagtcGAAAAGAGCTTGAAACTGAAAGATGTCGTTTGGAGAGTGAACtggaagaggagaagaagaatagAAAAGATGAAGAAATTGTGAGAGGATTGACAACGAG gcttCTCAAGCAAGAAATGGAAAAGTCTGAGCAAATGCAACAAGTGATTTATGAGCTCCGTTCGAAGCTTGATAATGGTGAAAACGAAGCAGGAGTTGATGATGAAGATATTGTTGATGTGGAAATGATTGAAGATGAAATATCAGAAGATGttggagaaaatgaagaaatttcaattacctTACCATCAAGAGAggagaaaattcaacaatatgCATATCATTTGTACGCGACGCAAGCAGAAGAACATGTCACATCTGATGATGAAGAGATTTGGAAACAGAATTATAATTTGATTGTTTCAACGCAGTCTGTCtga
- the F17C8.9 gene encoding Aspartate dehydrogenase domain-containing protein (Confirmed by transcript evidence): MTKLRVGFIGYGHLGKFLVEKLRLLPEEFEIVKIWNRSVGEPGVQGLETLTAENLKDIDLVVEVAHPKIIADYGELILEHCDLFAGSPTCFANQELLEKLTKLSLSHGKKLLIPAGALWGANDIQKMADVGSLKGLTVTMIKHPTSFKLGSPLFEINEKAKLEETNETVLYEGSVRGLCPLAPNNVNTMAGGALAASNLGFDEVKAKLISDPKMTDWHVVEVRVEGDDGFEVITRRNNPAKPGAVTGQLTYYSFLSSIKESRYKPIGVQLC; the protein is encoded by the exons atgacaaaacttCGAGTTGGTTTTATTGGATATGGACATTTGG gaaaatttCTTGTCGAGAAACTTCGTCTATTGCCGGAGGAATTTGAAATCGTAAAAATCTGGAATCGAAGTGTTGGAGAACCAGGAGTTCAAGGGTTAGAAACGCTGACAGCTGAAAACTTAAA AGACATAGACTTGGTTGTCGAAGTGGCTCATCCAAAAATAATAGCAGATTACGGAGAGCTTATCCTCGAACATTGTGACCTGTTTGCCGGTTCCCCAACATGTTTCGCAAATCAAGAATTGTTAGAGAAACTGACGAAATTGTCATTGTCTCATGGAAAAAAGCTTTTGATTCCAGCTGGTGCTCTGTGGGGAGCTAATGATATTCAGAAAATGGCAGATGTTGGAAGTTTGAAG gGACTAACGGTAACAATGATCAAACATCCAACATCCTTTAAGTTGGGTTCTCCGTTGtttgaaattaatgaaaaagcGAAACTGGAAGAAACTAATGAGACCGTTCTTTATGAAG GATCTGTCCGTGGATTATGCCCATTGGCACCAAATAACGTGAACACAATGGCTGGTGGAGCTCTTGCGGCAAGCAATTTAGGATTTGATGAAGTGAAGGCTAAACTGATATCCGATCCAAAAATGACCGACTGGCATGTGGTGGAAGTTCGTGTAGAAGGAGATGATGGGTTTGAAGTAATCACTCGGAGAAATAATCCCGCAAAACCTGGAGCTGTCACTGGTCAACTCACTTATTATTCATTCCTATCATCAATCAAAGAATCTAGATATAAGCCTATTGGAGTTCAACTGTGTTGA
- the F17C8.7 gene encoding Major sperm protein (Confirmed by transcript evidence), which yields MKVTVIDWLSKIAEISVLKSVILDFSNLKTNSDCPFFCSSTNKMPCQTKSNPTELHISTGREIVQRNFVFRNTTGKDFLLKLYATNEAVTFLTEVFRFPPLAHRAIQFRVNSSKLSQWDKMNLSIKGYVLPIYAKSLKQFIDQKKTAGNKEQETFSLSVKFTDQFSAPQTVINLPGCATCIESTDHPVDVEELDTTTAVNIERDVSTAVPIGSMMGFVEEYKRRQLNKGCWLSNYICGTEKQPEKQSMRSSRRSSRSSNHSAKSSKACRIQANKKNKSDVNVCLEATPCGGSTIQA from the exons atgaagGTCACGGTCATCGATTGgttgtcaaaaattgcagaaatatCAGTATTGAAATCAGttattctcgatttttcaaacttgaaaaccAACTCGGACTGCCCGTTCTTCTGCTCATCAACTAATAAGATGCCCTG tcaaacgAAGTCAAACCCAACGGAATTGCACATCTCCACTGGCCGCGAGATCGTTCAACGCAACTTTGTGTTCCGCAACACCACTGGCAAGGACTTCCTGCTGAAGTTGTATGCTACGAATGAAGCCGTCACATTCCTAACGGAAGTTTTCCGTTTTCCACCATTGGCTCATCGTGCCATCCAGTTCCGTGTGAACTCATCAAAGCTTTCCCAATGGGACAAGATGAATCTTTCGATCAAAGGATACGTGTTGCCGATCTATGCGAAGAGTTTGAAGCAGTTCATTGATCAGAAGAAAACTGCAGGAAATAAGGAGCAAGAGACATTCTCCTTGTCCGTCAAGTTCACGGATCAGTTCTCGGCTCCGCAGACAGTCATCAACTTGCCAGGATGTGCCACGTGTATCGAGTCGACTGATCATCCGGTTGACGTGGAAGAATTGGACACTACAACTGCAGTCAACATCGAAAGAG atgtcTCCACTGCTGTTCCAATTGGTTCAATGATGGGATTTGTTGAGGAGTACAAACGTCGTCAATTGAACAAAGGATGCTGGTTGTCCAACTACATCTGTGGAACTGAGAAGCAACCGGAGAAACAGTCAATGAGATCTtctcgtagatcaagccgTTCGTCGAATCATTCTGCAAAGAGCTCAAAGGCTTGCCGTATTCAGGCTAATAAAAAGAACAAAAGTGATGTCAATGTGTGCCTTGAAGCAACTCCGTGTGGTGGATCAACTATTCAAGCTTAG